In one Lolium rigidum isolate FL_2022 chromosome 3, APGP_CSIRO_Lrig_0.1, whole genome shotgun sequence genomic region, the following are encoded:
- the LOC124694286 gene encoding trafficking protein particle complex subunit 3-like, producing the protein MPPLTPPKSGDALFASVDRVNAELFTLTYGAIVRQLLTDLEEVEEVNKQLDQMGYNIGTRLVDEFLAKSNVSNCVDFKETADTIAKLGFKMFLGVTATVTNWDAEGTTCSFVLEDNPLVDFVELPDTCQGLQYCNVLSGVIRGALEMVSMKTEVTWVRDMLRGDDAYEMRVKLTKQVPEEYPYKDDD; encoded by the exons ATGCCGCCCCTGACGCCCCCCAAGTCCGGCGACGCCCTCTTCGCCAGCGTCGACCGCGTG AACGCGGAGCTCTTCACGCTCACGTACGGCGCCATCGTGCGCCAGCTGCTCACGGATctcgaggaggtcgaggaggtcaACAAGCAGCTCGACCAGAT GGGTTACAATATTGGGACTCGATTGGTTGATGAATTCTTAGCCAAGTCAAATGTATCAAATTGTGTTGATTTCAAAGAGACTGCTGATACTATAGCGAAG cTTGGCTTCAAAATGTTCCTGGGCGTGACTGCGACTGTAACCAATTGGGATGCTGAAGGTACAACTTGCAGCTTCGTATTGGAGGACAACCCACTTGTAGATTTCGTTGAGCTACCTGATACTTGCCAGGGCCTTCAGTATTGCAATGTGTTGAGTGGAGTTATCAGGGGAGCACTGGAAATG GTTTCCATGAAGACGGAGGTTACATGGGTCCGCGACATGCTCCGTGGAGACGACGCCTACGAGATGCGGGTGAAGCTCACCAAGCAGGTCccagaggaatacccctacaaagatGACGACTAG
- the LOC124694259 gene encoding GPI-anchored protein LLG1-like, with translation MHLAFWAAVLAVALTIRVAVDGGDEATLLRLPPNGTAGRSLLQIKKNCPVNLETANYTEVTSRCRGPVYNESLCCAAFSDFACPYGAYINDMTTNCAATMLSYLRLYGRYPPGLFANTCKQDLRKGLRCLEEEISGGAVVGAAQVPPLVDTAFTSCVCILIIMLS, from the exons ATGCATCTTGCGTTCTGGGCGGCCGTGCTCGCAGTCGCCTTAACAATAAGGGTCGCCGTCGACGGAGGAGATGAGGCCACGCTTCTCAGGCTGCCGCCGAATGGCACCGCCGGCCGGAGCTTGCTCCAGATCAAGAAAA ATTGCCCGGTGAACTTGGAGACGGCCAACTAcacggaggtgacgagccggtgcAGGGGCCCCGTGTACAACGAGTCGCTGTGCTGCGCGGCGTTCAGCGACTTCGCCTGCCCCTACGGCGCATACATCAACGACATGACCACCAACTGCGCCGCCACCATGCTCAGCTACCTCCGCCTCTACGGCAGGTACCCGCCGGGCCTCTTCGCCAACACCTGCAAACAGGACCTGCGAAAGGGACTCCGGTGCCTCGAGGAGGAAAtcagcggcggcgccgtcgtcggcGCAGCTCAAGTGCCTCCCCTCGTCGACACCGCATTCACCTCTTGCGTCTGCATCCTGATTATTATGCTTTCCTGA
- the LOC124694258 gene encoding pollen allergen Phl p 2-like codes for MASSSSSSGLLAVAVLAALLAGARCAPAKVTFTVEQGSDEKHLAVVVKYEGDTMAEVELREHGSNEWVDMVKADGDVWRFDSEEPLQGPFNFRFLTVKGMKNVFDDVIPAKYTIGATYTPEQY; via the coding sequence ATGGCGTCCTCCTCAAGCAGCAGCGGCCTGCTGGCggtggcggtgctggcggcgctgCTCGCCGGCGCGCGGTGCGCCCCGGCGAAGGTGACGTTCACGGTGGAGCAGGGGTCGGACGAGAAGCACCTGGCGGTGGTGGTGAAGTACGAGGGGGACACCATGGCGGAGGTGGAGCTCCGGGAGCACGGCTCCAACGAGTGGGTGGACATGGTGAAGGCCGACGGCGACGTGTGGAGGTTCGACAGCGAGGAGCCGCTCCAGGGGCCGTTCAACTTCCGCTTCCTCACCGTGAAAGGGATGAAGAACGTCTTCGATGACGTCATCCCGGCCAAGTACACCATCGGCGCGACCTACACGCCTGAGCAGTACTAG
- the LOC124694260 gene encoding GPI-anchored protein LLG1-like, with amino-acid sequence MRFLLCLCAAVLAAATTVFISSVGADVAVLLAHDNPTVTGRSRTLLQDGRKACPVNLAAANYTVLTSRCRWPPFDPLPCCAAFKDLACPYTDYINDVNGNDCAITLFRYIRLHGGYPPGVFYENCKEGPKGLKCPDDQGTL; translated from the exons ATGCGCTTCCTGCTCTGCCTCTGCGCGGCCGTGCTCGCCGCAGCCACAACTGTGTTCATCTCAA GCGTCGGCGCAGATGTTGCGGTCCTCCTAGCGCACGACAACCCCACCGTCACCGGCCGGAGCCGGACGCTGCTGCAAGACGGCAGGAAAGCGTGCCCGGTGAACCTGGCGGCGGCCAACTATACGGTGCTGACCAGCCGGTGCCGGTGGCCTCCATTCGACCCGCTGCCGTGCTGCGCGGCGTTCAAGGACCTGGCGTGCCCATACACCGACTACATCAACGACGTCAACGGCAATGACTGCGCCATTACCCTGTTCCGTTACATCCGTCTCCATGGAGGCTACCCGCCGGGCGTCTTCTATGAGAACTGCAAGGAAGGGCCCAAGGGGCTCAAGTGCCCCGATGATCAGGGCACCCTGTAG
- the LOC124694256 gene encoding pollen allergen Lol p 1-like, which translates to MASSSSVLLVVALFAVFLGSAHGIAKVPPGPNITAEYGDKWLDAKSTWYGKPTGAGPKDNGGACGYKDVDKAPFNGMTGCGNTPIFKDGRGCGSCFEIKCTKPESCSGEAVTVTITDDNEEPIAPYHFDLSGHAFGSMAKKGEEQKLRSAGELELQFRRVKCKYPDGTKPTFHVEKGSNPNYLAILVKYVDGDGDVVAVDIKEKGKDKWIELKESWGAVWRIDTPDKLTGPFTVRYTTEGGTKSEVEDVIPEGWKADTSYSSKK; encoded by the coding sequence ATGGCGTCCTCCTCATCGGTGCTCCTTGTGGTGGCGCTGTTCGCCGTGTTCCTGGGCAGCGCGCACGGCATCGCAAAGGTGCCCCCGGGCCCCAACATCACGGCCGAGTACGGCGACAAGTGGCTGGACGCGAAGAGCACCTGGTATGGCAAGCCGACCGGCGCCGGTCCCAAGGACAACGGCGGCGCATGCGGGTACAAGGACGTCGACAAGGCGCCGTTCAACGGCATGACCGGCTGCGGCAACACCCCCATCTTCAAGGACGGTCGTGGCTGCGGCTCCTGCTTCGAGATCAAGTGCACCAAGCCCGAATCCTGCTCCGGCGAGGCTGTCACAGTCACAATCACCGACGACAACGAGGAGCCCATCGCACCCTACCACTTCGACCTCTCGGGTCACGCGTTCGGGTCTATGGCCAAGAAGGGTGAGGAGCAGAAGCTCCGCAGCGCCGGCGAGCTGGAGCTCCAGTTCAGGCGGGTCAAGTGCAAGTACCCAGACGGCACCAAGCCAACGTTCCACGTCGAGAAGGGTTCCAACCCCAACTACCTGGCTATTCTTGTGAAGTAcgtcgacggcgatggcgacgtcgTGGCGGTGGACATCAAGGAGAAGGGCAAGGATAAGTGGATCGAGCTCAAGGAATCATGGGGAGCAGTCTGGAGGATCGACACCCCCGATAAGCTGACAGGCCCATTCACCGTCCGCTACACCACTGAGGGCGGCACCAAATCCGAAGTCGAGGACGTCATTCCTGAGGGCTGGAAGGCTGACACCTCCTACTCGAGCAAGAAGTGA